From one Agrobacterium fabrum str. C58 genomic stretch:
- a CDS encoding sugar ABC transporter ATP-binding protein has protein sequence MDKQPVFQARNVEKVFPGVRALKGVNLSLQPGSIHALLGENGAGKSTLIKVVTGVHHQSSGQILVDGQAVRFSNPREAIARGIGVVHQERNLIPRFSIAENIHMEKLGAHYLKPIDYAALNRDARRWLEALNLEIDPATPVSELSVAQMQLVEIAKALSLQSRVLLLDEPTTSLTPSETDNLFRILRRLRDDGASLVFVSHKLEEVLDICDRVTVLRDGENACESRSMEGLGRQDLVRLMIGRAESGGGWRKRAVEHNPMVLELEGVSTAIGHGDVSLSVRKGEIVGLYGLVGAGRTELAKSIMGKFAVTSGNVRVSGRPARIRSVAEAIHDYGVGYVSEDRKGDGLILQHSVLANAGVPIWRKLSNTFGVLSDGRIRAAVTPFLKKLEVKTPSLSQTVGNLSGGNQQKISVAKWLAADVKLLIVDEPSVGIDIKTKAYLHDLLRELADNGTAILVITSDMPEMVALADRIVVMDQYRVKGIVENNGVYADMSHDIMTLIHHSEESEARLHQA, from the coding sequence ATGGACAAGCAACCCGTTTTTCAGGCACGAAACGTCGAAAAAGTATTTCCAGGCGTTCGGGCGCTCAAGGGCGTCAATCTTTCGCTGCAACCCGGCTCGATCCACGCCCTGCTTGGGGAAAACGGTGCCGGCAAATCGACCCTGATCAAGGTCGTCACGGGTGTCCATCACCAAAGCAGCGGCCAGATCCTTGTTGATGGGCAGGCCGTGCGTTTCAGCAATCCGCGCGAGGCGATTGCCCGCGGCATTGGTGTCGTCCATCAGGAACGCAACCTCATTCCGCGCTTTTCGATTGCCGAGAATATCCACATGGAAAAGCTCGGGGCGCATTATCTCAAACCCATCGACTACGCCGCGCTGAACCGCGATGCGCGCCGCTGGCTTGAGGCGCTCAATCTGGAAATCGATCCGGCAACGCCAGTATCGGAGCTTTCCGTCGCGCAGATGCAGCTCGTGGAAATCGCCAAGGCGCTTTCCCTGCAAAGCCGTGTGCTGCTCCTCGACGAGCCGACGACATCCTTGACGCCGAGCGAAACGGACAATCTCTTCCGCATTCTACGGCGCCTGCGCGATGACGGCGCAAGCCTTGTCTTCGTCAGCCACAAGCTGGAAGAGGTTCTGGATATCTGCGACCGGGTCACGGTTCTGCGGGACGGCGAAAACGCCTGTGAAAGTCGGTCGATGGAAGGTCTCGGACGTCAGGATCTCGTGCGCCTGATGATCGGACGCGCCGAAAGCGGCGGCGGCTGGCGCAAACGCGCGGTCGAACACAATCCGATGGTGCTGGAACTTGAGGGCGTATCGACCGCGATCGGTCATGGCGATGTCAGTCTGTCCGTGCGCAAGGGCGAGATCGTCGGCCTTTACGGGCTGGTCGGCGCCGGGCGCACCGAACTTGCAAAATCGATCATGGGCAAATTCGCGGTCACCTCTGGCAACGTGCGTGTTTCGGGCCGGCCCGCCCGCATCCGCTCCGTTGCCGAAGCGATCCACGACTACGGCGTGGGTTATGTCAGCGAAGACCGCAAGGGCGATGGCCTCATTCTCCAGCACTCGGTTCTTGCCAATGCGGGCGTTCCCATCTGGCGCAAACTCTCGAATACGTTCGGCGTGCTTTCGGATGGGCGCATCCGGGCGGCGGTAACGCCTTTCCTGAAAAAGCTGGAGGTGAAGACACCAAGCCTCAGCCAGACGGTCGGCAATCTGTCCGGCGGCAACCAGCAAAAAATCAGTGTCGCCAAATGGCTCGCCGCCGATGTCAAACTGCTGATCGTCGACGAACCCTCCGTCGGCATCGACATCAAGACCAAGGCCTATCTGCATGATCTGCTGCGCGAGCTGGCAGATAACGGCACCGCCATTCTCGTCATTACCAGCGACATGCCGGAAATGGTGGCGCTGGCCGATCGCATCGTCGTGATGGAC